TCAGCAATCTCAGGATTGGATATCAGCACATCGGCGGCATCAACCGGAAGTTCCACAACGGCCGCCTTGTTGAGACCAAGCGACATGATCTGGCTTTTGGCGCTCTCTCCGCCCGGATCAATCCGAACAACGGGCGTGCCCTCTTCCCCGCCCAGGAGCTGAGCGGCGTTTGTCGGGGCCGCTGCAGGGCCCGCGACGAAAACGAAGGCTGCAAATGCCGCAAAACTGACATGCCGGGACAGAAACCCGGCGCGCTGTGCAAGGCAGCTCAAATGATGTGCATAAAGGCTCATCGGCTACTCCTTGGCTGCTCAAGCGACCGCACGCCATAGCGCACGACGGTTACAGTATCGCCGTGCGATGTGTTTGCGGGTTTGTTTGCTGAAAGGGCGCCTGTGTCCTGCGGCCCACCCGTGGACATGTCGGCCAGGCTGCGAAGCGACAGCCAGATGTCGCCAACAGCCTGCGAGCGTGCCAGCGTTTCAGCCTGCATGGGTGTCAGCTCCAGCGTTGCGGTTTTACCCACCACAACTTTTTCGCCGGTTTCGTCCGTTGCTTCGGCAAAGGCCTGGTCGATCGCCAGCACCCGCACATTGGTCAGCACGGTATCGCTGCGCACTTCAGGCTCGCGGCTGCCGTCGCTGCGTCCTTCGCGGGTTACAATCACATCCACCCGGTCGCCGGGCAGAATGAACCCGCCGGCACCGGTTTCAGGTGATATGCCCACAGAGACGGCGCGCATTCCCTCGCCCAGCCGTGCTGCCATGAACCCCGTGGCATCTCCGCTGATGACTTTGGCATCGGTAACGGGTTCGCCTTTGAGCATTGGCGCACGCACAAGCGCCCCCTGCATGGTGGTGGTGATTTCAGGCGAGCGGGCCTTGACGATGAACCCTGGTGCCAGTGCCTCGCTGGGCCAGGTCTGCCACCGCAGATCGCCCGGCGCGATGCGTGAGCCGACCGGCAGATCATTTGCAGCCACCAACACCTGATCTGTAACCATCTGCGGTTCAGGTGCCTGGGCTATCTGCTGATCGCTGCCGACAAACGACGAGGCAAGCCATGCTGCTGCAGCCGCAGCGAGCACGGCTAGAATAAGAACGGCGATGCGGGCAACAGACATAAGCCAGGCTTTCGCGATGAGGTGGGATGCAGGGCCTGCCTGATCCGCACGGAAGGGTTCAGGCGGTATCAGACCGGGAATTCGTCAATTCCCGGTTAACCGTGTTGGTCAGAATTTCGGTCAAATGAGATGTGATTGCGCAGCGTCGGGTCATGCCGCACCTGCCAGCCACCCGCTTTGGGCAAATGCGATGAGGCCGCCGGC
The genomic region above belongs to Pyruvatibacter sp. and contains:
- the cpaB gene encoding Flp pilus assembly protein CpaB, encoding MSVARIAVLILAVLAAAAAAWLASSFVGSDQQIAQAPEPQMVTDQVLVAANDLPVGSRIAPGDLRWQTWPSEALAPGFIVKARSPEITTTMQGALVRAPMLKGEPVTDAKVISGDATGFMAARLGEGMRAVSVGISPETGAGGFILPGDRVDVIVTREGRSDGSREPEVRSDTVLTNVRVLAIDQAFAEATDETGEKVVVGKTATLELTPMQAETLARSQAVGDIWLSLRSLADMSTGGPQDTGALSANKPANTSHGDTVTVVRYGVRSLEQPRSSR